The following are encoded together in the Phyllopteryx taeniolatus isolate TA_2022b chromosome 21, UOR_Ptae_1.2, whole genome shotgun sequence genome:
- the smap2 gene encoding stromal membrane-associated protein 2, which translates to MTGKSVKDVDRYQSVLNSLLALDENKFCADCESKGPRWASWNLGIFICIRCAGIHRNLGVHISKVKSVNLDQWTQEQVQCVQELGNAKAKRLYEAFLPECFQRPESDQSAENFIRDKYDKKKYMDKVIDIQMLRNEKSCENIPKEPVVFEKMKIKKDVSPKIDSQCVTDLLGLDAPAPSPAASNGVPASTESPAGSNPVHPALDLFSHLSDPSTSFTKNTAASTFLPQSRVTASVPENLSLFLDPGPKKVEGTFRKLSKDSILSLYGSTPSVHMSGLAPLHGLYMNQMGYPTHPYGSYHSLAQAGGMAGAMAVSQAAMMGQQQNGLMAAQSGLARHGAAVPRGVMGQPQSAIVMQQQGAGVMAHQQAGGLVPLPQQQAVATQQLHWNIGQMTQHMSAMNLFSANSQPTGSNAAPSSAHMTAHVWK; encoded by the exons GTCCCAGATGGGCTTCGTGGAATTTGGGAATCTTTATCTGCATAAGATGCGCCGGAATTCATCGAAATCTCGGTGTCCATATCTCCAAAGTCAAGTCTGTCAACTTGGACCAGTGGACGCAAGAGCAGGTTCAG TGTGTTCAGGAGCTGGGAAACGCCAAGGCCAAACGCCTCTACGAAGCGTTCCTACCCGAATGCTTCCAGCGGCCCGAGAGCGACCAGTCGGCAGAGAACTTCATCAGGGACAAGTATGACAAGAAGAAGTACATGGATAAGGTCATTGACATCCAGATGCTCAGG AACGAAAAGAGCTGTGAGAACATCCCCAAGGAACCGGTCGTgtttgagaaaatgaaaatt aaaaaagacGTGAGCCCAAAGATAGACTCTCAATGTGTTACGGACTTGCTGGGATTAG ATGCTCCCGCTCCAAGTCCTGCAGCGTCCAATGGTGTTCCAGCCAGTACTGAGAGTCCAGCAGGTTCTAATCCGGTGCACCCTGCCTTGGATCTCTTCAGTCACCTCTCAGATCCTTCTACTTCCTTCACAAAGAACACA GCTGCCTCCACCTTCTTGCCTCAGAGCAGAGTGACCGCCTCTGTGCCTGAAAACCTCAGCCTCTTCCTGGATCCGGGCCCCAAAAAGGTGGAAGGCACGTTCAGGAAGCTGTCCAAGGACTCCATCCTGTCCTTGTACGGCTCCACCCCGTCAGTGCACATGAGCGGTTTGGCGCCTCTTCATG GATTGTATATGAACCAAATGGGATACCCGACACACCCGTACGGGTCTTACCATTCGTTAGCTCAGGCCGGCGGGATGGCGGGGGCCATGGCCGTGTCACAGGCCGCCATGATGGGGCAGCAGCAGAACGGCTTGATGGCGGCCCAAAGCGGCTTGGCCCGTCATGGCGCCGCGGTCCCCCGAGGCGTGATGGGCCAGCCGCAAAGCGCCATAGTGATGCAGCAGCAAGGGGCTGGCGTGATGGCGCATCAGCAGGCTGGAGGCTTGGTGCCGTTGCCTCAGCAGCAAGCGGTTGCAACGCAGCAGCTGCACTGGAACATTGGACAA ATGACTCAGCACATGTCCGCCATGAACTTATTCAGCGCCAACAGTCAACCGACAGGGAGCAACGCAGCTCCGAGTTCAGCGCACATGACAGCACACGTGTGGAAATGA